The genome window GGAACGCGCAGTGAGGTCTGCCATCAAGATGCCGAAGACCCCGGCCCAAAGCGCCACCATCAGCGCATTCTCCCCCGCCTCGGCAGGCAGGTAGTGACCAAGCGCGAAAAGCGCTGAGGGCAGCACCATCCAGATCAACGGAGAGTTGAACCGTGCCGCCAGTTGCTGCTGCACATAGCCGCGAAAGACGATCTCTTCGGCGCTGACCTGCACCAGCACGGCCAGCAGCGACAGCGGCATGAGCAGCAACCAACGGCTCAGGGGAAGGTTGGCTGTCAAATCGCCGCCCATGTCCCACGGCGGCAGGATCAGCAACACAGCCCCAAGGGTCAGCATCGCAACAGAGACCGCGCAAAAACTGGGCCAAAGCCGCCCCGGCACGCCCAAAAGGCTGCTCGCATTGCGCTGGTGCACGATCCGTACTGTCACACCACCGGCCATCGCCATTGTACCGAAGCTGAACAGCAACAAATACATCGCCTGCGGTGTGGCGCCTTTCAGCAGGTTGCCGTGCAGCGATGCCGCCGATGTTCCTGCGAAGGCATAGATCGTCTGGAAGTAAAACTCGTTCAGCGCGACATAGGCCACCACCGCCACGAACAGGCCCAAGAAAAACCGCCAAAGCGCCGATGACGGGCGCGCGGGCGCGACAAACTCCGCATGGGCGCTGTAATCGGGCCGCCAAGTCATGAGCGGCGCGGGGCAGATCGGGAGTGGTTCTTGCAGAGCATATACCGGGCTTTCACACTTGCGGGCGGCTCCAACCGACCGCGCCAGAAGGTCAGAACCTATGCCCTAACACGCTGCAATACAACAGTTCCCCCGCCTCATATGCGCCAAAGCCTTGCAGCACCGCCCCTGCCCGACTATTCCATTCAAGACGTTTCAAGGAGCCCACCGATGTCCACCACGCCCCGCTTCGACAAATCCCGGCTGCCCAGCCGCCACGTGACCGAAGGCCCCGCCCGCGCGCCGCACCGGTCCTACTATTATGCCATGGGCATGACCGAAGAAGAGATTCACCAGCCTCTGGTGGGCGTCGCCACCTGTTGGAACGAAGCTGCCCCCTGTAACATCGCGTTGAACCGTCAGGCGCAGGCCGTAAAAGTGGGTGTGCATTCCGAACAGGGCACGCCACGCGAATTTACCACGATCACCGTCACAGATGGCATTGCGATGGGCCATGAGGGCATGCGCTCCTCGTTGGCTTCGCGCGAAGCGATTGCCGACACGGTTGAGCTGACCATGCGCGGCCACTGCTATGACGCCATCGTGGGTCTCGCGGGCTGTGACAAATCCCTGCCGGGGATGATGATGGCGATGCTGCGGCTGAACGTGCCGTCGGTCTTCCTTTATGGCGGGTCGATCCTGCCGGGAAAAGCGCCTGCCGGGGCCGATGTGCCAGAAGATTTCGCCACCCGCGATCTGACCGTGCAGGACATGTTCGAAGCCGTGGGCCGCTTCCAGAACGGCACCATGTCGCAAGCTGCCCTCGACGTGCTTGAGCGCGTGGCTTGCCCATCGGCGGGCGCTTGTGGTGGTCAGTTCACCGCCAACACCATGGCCTGCGTCTCCGAGGCCATCGGCCTCGCGCTGCCAAACTCCTCCGGTATGCCCGCGCCCTACGAGAGCCGCGACGCCTATGCCGAGGCCTCAGGCGCCGCGGTGATGAACCTGATCGAAAAGAACATCCGTGCGCGGGACATCTGCACCCGCGAAGCCTTTGAGAATGCCGCGCGCATCGTGGCCTGCACCGGTGGCTCCACCAACGCTGGCCTGCACCTGCCCGCCATGGCCCATGAAGCCGGGATCGAATTCTACCTTGAAGACGTTTGCGAGATCTTCCGCGACACGCCTTACTTCGTCGATATGAAGCCGGGCGGCGCTTATGTGGCCAAAGATCTTTACGATGCGGGCGGCGTGCCGGTGGTCATGAAGGAACTCCGCAAAGCGGGCCTGCTGCATACCGACTGCCTGACCGCCACAGGCCGCTCCATCGGTGAGGAACTGGACCGCATCGACCGCGAAGCCGACGGCAAGGTGATCCACTCGGTCGCCAATCCGATCAGCAAGACCGGCGGTGTCGTGGGCCTGAAAGGCAACCTCGCCCCCGAAGGCGCCATCGTGAAAATCGCGGGCATGTCCGAAGAAGACATCGTTTTCACCGGCCCGGCGCTGGTGTTTGAATGCGAGCAAGACGCCTTTGAAGCGGTGCAAAACCGCGCCTATTCCGAAGGCGACGTCTTCGTCATCCGCAACGAAGGCCCCGCAGGCGGCCCCGGTATGCGTGAAATGCTGGCGACCACGGCAGCACTTTCGGGTCAGGGCATGGGCAAGAAGGTGGCTCTGATCACCGACGGGCGTTTCTCGGGTGCCACCCG of Sulfitobacter sp. DSM 110093 contains these proteins:
- a CDS encoding CPBP family intramembrane glutamic endopeptidase encodes the protein MTWRPDYSAHAEFVAPARPSSALWRFFLGLFVAVVAYVALNEFYFQTIYAFAGTSAASLHGNLLKGATPQAMYLLLFSFGTMAMAGGVTVRIVHQRNASSLLGVPGRLWPSFCAVSVAMLTLGAVLLILPPWDMGGDLTANLPLSRWLLLMPLSLLAVLVQVSAEEIVFRGYVQQQLAARFNSPLIWMVLPSALFALGHYLPAEAGENALMVALWAGVFGILMADLTARSGSLGPAIAVHLWNNVSAILIVSLPDDLSGLALYLTPFSMDDAAAIRTWLPVDFALMLVSWLAARLAIRR
- the ilvD gene encoding dihydroxy-acid dehydratase, producing MSTTPRFDKSRLPSRHVTEGPARAPHRSYYYAMGMTEEEIHQPLVGVATCWNEAAPCNIALNRQAQAVKVGVHSEQGTPREFTTITVTDGIAMGHEGMRSSLASREAIADTVELTMRGHCYDAIVGLAGCDKSLPGMMMAMLRLNVPSVFLYGGSILPGKAPAGADVPEDFATRDLTVQDMFEAVGRFQNGTMSQAALDVLERVACPSAGACGGQFTANTMACVSEAIGLALPNSSGMPAPYESRDAYAEASGAAVMNLIEKNIRARDICTREAFENAARIVACTGGSTNAGLHLPAMAHEAGIEFYLEDVCEIFRDTPYFVDMKPGGAYVAKDLYDAGGVPVVMKELRKAGLLHTDCLTATGRSIGEELDRIDREADGKVIHSVANPISKTGGVVGLKGNLAPEGAIVKIAGMSEEDIVFTGPALVFECEQDAFEAVQNRAYSEGDVFVIRNEGPAGGPGMREMLATTAALSGQGMGKKVALITDGRFSGATRGFCVGHVGPEAAHGGPIALLKNGDMITLDAITGSISVDLSDDELAERRKDWAGPRETNYQSGALWKYAKLVGPTYLGAVTHPGAQAETHDYMDL